The Streptomyces sp. NBC_01317 genomic interval TGACCCTCAAGTGGAACCCGAGCCGCCTCGGCGAGCCGGACCACGACCTGGACATCGTCGCGGCGACTTACACGGCAGCCGACCCGACGGGCAAGCCGGTCTACCTGGTCCACTTCGGCAGCCGCTCCCCCGACGGCACGATCACCCTGAACCGGGACAGCCGCACAGGCCAGGGCTTCGGCACCGACGAGGAGATGACCCTGGAACTGGACCGTCTGAACGCGTCCTTCGGCAGGGTCGTAGTGGGCGTAGCCATCCAACAACACAGCAGGCGCCGCACCTTCGCCGACATAGCAGCCCCCGAAATCCGCTTCGCCGAGGGCTACACGGAACTCCTGGAACACACCTTCACAGAGGTCGCGGACTCCACAGCAGCCACAGTCGCAGAATTCCTCCGCACCCCCTCAGGCGCCTGGGAATTCCACCCGACCCTAAAAGGCTTCGACGCAGACCCAGAACACTTCGCCACCCTCATGGGCACCCGCTGACCCACCCCACTGCCCTACTGCTGGAGCAGGGCGGCGAACTCGTCGCGACCAAAGAACTCCTCGGCCACGCCCTCCGCGGCCCCGCCGAGAGCCGCCCAGCCCGATGCCGACGAGGACTCACCCCTCTGCGCAACCCCGGTCCGCTGACGTTGCCGTCACCGTTTCCGTCAAACGAGCGCGGAGGGCCCGCAGGAGAATTCCTGCGGGCCCTCCGCGCTCGTTATCCATTCCCTCTCGAAAGATGATCCGACACTTGGTATACGTCGCAGGTGTTACCTCGCCAAAGTAAGCCGACCACCTTTCATTCGAGATCTTATTTCATTTACAGCGGGAAGTCGTTCTTCCAGGGAGCATCTAGAGTTTCTGGATCGACGCCGAGTTCCCGCACTACCGTGTCGATTTCCTCGACAGTCTCGACGGTAGCGACATGGACGCGCTCAATATCCTCTTCCCCAAAGCAAGCATCTTCATCCACGAAGGGCTTGGGGATTTCAACGGTAGAAACCCTGAACCTTCCGTCCCTCAGGGGGAAGGCCCATACCCAGGCGTAGGAGTTCTGGGTACTGGGTTGGCGACGCGCCGACACCACGAATGTGTGAATCTGGAGATGAGGAAGGTCGCCGTCCCTGTTACCGGCGCCATGCCCTAGCACGCGACCGTCTGCGCCGAGCTGATCATCCCAGTGATACGTTCCACTCTTGGAACCGAAGTACTGTCGTGTCCCCTTGCCATCAAATCCGGCCGCGTTACGGTACCCATCCCCCTGGAACTTCCCCAGGAGAA includes:
- a CDS encoding TerD family protein codes for the protein MSGFNKGVSKVEVTLKWNPSRLGEPDHDLDIVAATYTAADPTGKPVYLVHFGSRSPDGTITLNRDSRTGQGFGTDEEMTLELDRLNASFGRVVVGVAIQQHSRRRTFADIAAPEIRFAEGYTELLEHTFTEVADSTAATVAEFLRTPSGAWEFHPTLKGFDADPEHFATLMGTR